The Lipingzhangella halophila genome segment AAATCGCAGGTCACCAGGATAAACGGAAATGCCAGCGCCGAGAGCGAATTGGGCATTCGCCGCGTGCCCTCGAATAATGCCAGCACTTTGGCGAATGCCCAGGCACAATGCGCGCCACCAGTGCGCAACGACACGGCGGCGGCTGAGCTCCCGGTGAGCGCCCGAGCCGGCCCACCTTCTTCGAACCGCGACGCGGAGGTGGCAGTCGCCCGCGCCCGGACCGATGCGCTGGGAGCCGCCCCCCCCCCGGTCTTCCCGCCGCAGCGCCGTACGCGCCCACCCCCTGGAGCAAGCCAACCGGGCCGGCGACGCGACAACCAGGGACTCCCGGTGTCTGTGAGCACGGCTGGCGGGAGCCGGCTCGGCGCCGCCGGCTTTCCCAGCCCCCGACCAGCCGGGCTTTCGCGACTACCGCTGGGCTGTTCTCAGTCGAGGCAGAACTCGTTGCCTTCGGGGTCGGTCATCACGATGTGGCCGGCGCTCAGCGGGGGCTCGGGATCGTAGCGGCGTACCCGCGTCGCTCCCAGCGCGACGAGCCGGTCGCACTCGGCCTCCAGCGCCGCCATCCGCTGCTCGCCCTGCAGTCCGGGAGCCGCGCGGACGTCGAGGTGAATACGGTTCTTTGCGGTTTTGCCCTCCGGTACCTGCTGGAAGAACAGCCGTGGGCCGTGCCCATCCGGGTCCTCGGTGGCCGATTTCGTGTTGCGCTGCTCCTCGGGTACGCCGATTCGGGCGAGGAAGTCGTCCCAGGCGGCCAGCGGGTCGGCGCCCTCGGGCAGGTCGACTCCGGGCGGGCCGGGATGGATGTAGCCCAATGCGTCGCGCCAGAAGGACGACAGCGCCCGCGGGTCGTGGGCGTCGAAGGTGATCTGGATGTGGCGGCTCATCGGGTTGCTCCGTTCGTAGCGGGTTGTGTGTGCAGGTAGAGGTCGCGCAACAGGCAGACCTCGGAGAGGTGGTGGATCAGCTCGCGGTGGATGTGCAGCACCAGGTCTGCCATGGGTGCCGCGGGGAAGGGTTCCTTCGCGCCCATCGGAGCTGGGAGCCCGGCCTCGCCGAGGCCGCGCACCCCGGTCAGCCAGACGTCGAGCTGGGCCTGGAGCTGGTCGAGGGCGGCGGCCGCGCTGCCGGCGTAGTCCCAGGTCTCATACGAGGCCGCCGGCGCGCCGAAATGCGCCGCGTTGCGCGCGGCGAGCACACCGACGATGACGTGACCGAGTCGCCAGGCGATCGTGGTGAAGGCAGCAGGGGCCGGCGCGGGGAAAGCGTGGTCCATCGTGAAGTCGCCGGCGCCGAGCTGTAAGGGCGCCGTGGAGCTGCCGCGCGGCCGTACGCTCCAGGCGTCCGGTACCGGCGACCAGAAGTACTCGTCGTCGGTGAGGCCGTCGAGCCGGGCTCGGAGCTGGTGGTTCCAGTGGACCTCCCACTGTCCGCGCAGCGTTGGGTTCCAGTCGGGTTCGTCTGCGTTCATGGCACCACCCTGGCGCCGGTGGCGGACAGGATCGGTCCGC includes the following:
- a CDS encoding VOC family protein, producing MSRHIQITFDAHDPRALSSFWRDALGYIHPGPPGVDLPEGADPLAAWDDFLARIGVPEEQRNTKSATEDPDGHGPRLFFQQVPEGKTAKNRIHLDVRAAPGLQGEQRMAALEAECDRLVALGATRVRRYDPEPPLSAGHIVMTDPEGNEFCLD
- a CDS encoding DinB family protein → MNADEPDWNPTLRGQWEVHWNHQLRARLDGLTDDEYFWSPVPDAWSVRPRGSSTAPLQLGAGDFTMDHAFPAPAPAAFTTIAWRLGHVIVGVLAARNAAHFGAPAASYETWDYAGSAAAALDQLQAQLDVWLTGVRGLGEAGLPAPMGAKEPFPAAPMADLVLHIHRELIHHLSEVCLLRDLYLHTQPATNGATR